In Aphis gossypii isolate Hap1 unplaced genomic scaffold, ASM2018417v2 Contig01082, whole genome shotgun sequence, the DNA window aaaaaaaaaactgatgatGCTGAAGAAATTTTAACACAATCTCAAACcacagtaaatatttattactttattaggtactagttaactgttattaattaatcaattttttttaaacgaattgTAGGACATGAGCCCGTCTAATTTTTGTGACTCGACTACTCAGCAATCAAAGGTAAGAGAGATTTTGAACAATGGGATGACCAAGACGAGCTGGATGAAACAGAAAGTGAGATAATTTCTAACCagactaatattaattttaatgtaactgaaaaaaaaaatataaaatgggaAAGAGTTATAAAGGATTTAGAAGAAAGAAATTATCCACCAGAAATGCCTTCTAtaactgattatttttatgaatatttaaatgatgatatatttgaaaaaattgtgtattatacaaatttatatgcCATACAAAATTCGCAAACTAGATATAAACCCACCAattgtaatgaaataaaaaagttcaTTGGGATTCATTTGATAATGGGCTGTCTAAAGTATCCGCGTGTTCGTTTATATTGGGAGAATGCTACTGcagtgaatattattattgaaaatatgtcCAGAGATCGATTTTTCACATTAcgtagaaattttaatttaatcgataatactgaaattccaaaaaataatacacataaatttataaaagttcgTCCTTTATACGacgcaattaataaaaaatgtaatagtttgCCGGTAGAACGAAGGTTAAGTGTCGATGAACAAATGGTTCCCTATAAAGGACATTTGCAAATGAAGCAATATGTAAAAGGTAAACCCTGCCCATGGGGTataaaagcatttttactATGTGGTGAAAGTGGTATGGTTTACAATATACTGCTTTATCAAGGGGCTACCACTGAACTAGATAcaagtacacaaaaaaaatttggtcTAGGCGCTAGTGTAGTATTACATTTAACAAAacaccttaaaaaaaataggcattttcttttttttgataattttttttcaacgtttaatttatttgaacagTTGCAAGCCAACCAAATATACTCTGTTGGTACTATTCGTACTAATAGATTCGCAGATCCACCCTTATTAACCGATAAACAATTAGCCAAAATGGGGAGAGGTACAGCCTTTGAAATTTCAACTAAGATGGagaatttcaatttatgtatGGTGAAAT includes these proteins:
- the LOC126555767 gene encoding piggyBac transposable element-derived protein 3-like; its protein translation is MPSITDYFYEYLNDDIFEKIVYYTNLYAIQNSQTRYKPTNCNEIKKFIGIHLIMGCLKYPRVRLYWENATAVNIIIENMSRDRFFTLRRNFNLIDNTEIPKNNTHKFIKVRPLYDAINKKCNSLPVERRLSVDEQMVPYKGHLQMKQYVKGKPCPWGIKAFLLCGESGMVYNILLYQGATTELDTSTQKKFGLGASVVLHLTKHLKKNRHFLFFDNFFSTFNLFEQLQANQIYSVGTIRTNRFADPPLLTDKQLAKMGRGTAFEISTKMENFNLCMVKWYDTRSVTLVSNYIGSGQMDTVRRWDKKLKMYVNIERPEIITAYNTSMGGVDKVDQLISYYRTFIRSKKWTLRMIVHAFDLIVVNCWIQYKKDADHYNINKNKRKDLLHFRMALAENLIKVGQNVPIKRRGRPRADTGDNNEVSTIPKVRKVDSSQPTDDVRKDKFDHFPEFDTKGHTSRCKNPGCKRKTHIFCIKCNIHLCLDGTSNCFYNFHQ